Proteins encoded together in one Anopheles darlingi chromosome 3, idAnoDarlMG_H_01, whole genome shotgun sequence window:
- the LOC125953462 gene encoding uncharacterized protein LOC125953462 isoform X1 — translation MASQSDVRKLGTFWPFWLVVLMVVLPTSCIAREEPITDMNHLCQQVQCSTECPDDSYLPSAKDEFMAIESDGIGVRQRRAIAMNNHPQESIKIVPSAAMFFTHNQLQPALPQRHFWKRSLATSVDLQDRCCPKCVCRPCPSPRCPPNFIPAVSSGENGHRAQPGNCCPDVYCQVLLQPIKRCYSKTIPGRSYTEGEEWNEDRCTHCKCEDGESRCQMPTCRPLSCARKRSPPDQCCDVCDEEGSIFCQGHVNCPISCRHGYQRQGSCYLCQCALPASNGTIVPPPSSSPPSPTATDSTEPVHHNPAGSVPMEHEKRLDDNDDEKKGLDIIGGSSAPPPTPVETPNDIARFLYFILVAFFIFAGLVTAGVCCIKKRRSCRGKYSTVPLSTSTITPTTTSAVTTTPTLIAPIKVNSSVV, via the coding sequence ATATGAACCATCTCTGCCAGCAGGTCCAATGTTCGACCGAATGCCCGGACGACAGCTATCTGCCCTCTGCGAAGGATGAATTTATGGCCATCGAGAGCGATGGCATCGGAGTGCGCCAGCGTCGTGCGATCGCCATGAACAACCATCCACAGGAATCGATCAAGATCGTCCCAAGTGCGGCCATGTTCTTCACGCACAATCAACTCCAACCGGCCCTGCCACAGCGCCACTTCTGGAAGCGCTCCCTGGCGACTAGCGTCGATCTGCAGGACCGGTGCTGCCCCAAGTGCGTCTGCCGACCGTGCCCCAGCCCGAGATGTCCACCGAACTTCATCCCGGCGGTCAGTTCGGGTGAGAACGGTCATCGCGCGCAGCCCGGTAACTGCTGCCCGGATGTCTACTGTCAGGTGTTGCTGCAGCCCATCAAGCGCTGCTACTCGAAGACGATCCCGGGACGGTCGTACACCGAGGGTGAAGAGTGGAACGAGGATCGCTGCACGCACTGTAAGTGTGAGGATGGCGAGTCCCGCTGCCAGATGCCAACGTGCCGGCCGCTCAGCTGCGCCCGCAAGCGTTCCCCACCCGACCAGTGCTGCGACGTGTGTGACGAGGAAGGATCCATCTTCTGCCAGGGACACGTCAACTGTCCGATCAGTTGCCGCCATGGATATCAGCGGCAGGGCAGTTGCTATCTGTGTCAGTGTGCGCTGCCAGCGAGCAACGGTACGATCGTGCCGCccccttcgtcgtcgccaccatcaccgaccgcTACCGATTCAACCGAACCCGTACACCACAATCCGGCCGGTTCGGTTCCAATGGAGCACGAGAAAAGGCTGGACGACAATGATGACGAGAAGAAGGGGCTGGATATCATCGGTGGCAGCTCGGCgcctccaccaacaccggtgGAAACGCCGAACGATATAGCGCGCTTTCTCTACTTCATTCTGGTTgctttcttcatcttcgccGGGCTGGTTACGGCTGGCGTGTGCTGTATTAAGAAACGGCGTAGCTGCCGTGGCAAGTACAGCACCGTACCGTTGTCGACGAGCACCAtcacaccgaccaccaccagtgcggTGACCACGACACCGACACTGATTGCACCGATCAAGGTGAACTCGTCGGTCGTCTAA
- the LOC125953640 gene encoding trypsin delta-like, which yields MKQVLSLLVVIVVLCTHASYATNAKEYTGDERSIIGGKDAFISSYPFALLMFVNGFTACSASVIGEFYALTAAHCLVHGDDPPQTYQVTFLGGTSSIGSNGTIFNASYYVIHDEYNECTTDNDVAVVRVTTSFFTNPAIKAITLQDNEPAASTSCYAVGWGLLTTPPNFIHANNLQIANYTLQASQTCSSLLGERITEQ from the exons ATGAAGCAAGTGCTGAGCCTGCTGGTAGTCATAGTTGTACTATGCACTCACGCATCGTATGCAACCAATGCAAAAGAATATACAGGAGATGAAAGAAGTATCATTGGTGGCAAAGATGCGTTCATCAGTAGTTACCCGTTTGCGCTGCTGATGTTTGTCAATGGATTTACAGCTTGCAGTGCGTCGGTGATTGGGGAGTTCTATGCACTGACAGCAGCGCATTGCTTGGTGCATGGTGACGACCCG cccCAGACCTATCAGGTTACATTCCTTGGAGGCACTTCGAGTATAGGCTCTAATGGAACCATATTTAACGCCAGTTACTATGTAATCCATGATGAGTACAACGAATGCACAACTGACAACGATGTAGCTGTTGTTCGGGTAACGACTTCGTTCTTCACGAATCCGGCCATTAAAGCCATAACGCTACAGGATAATGAACCTGCGGCATCAACATCGTGCTATGCTGTGGGTTGGGGTCTTCTTACGACTCCACCGAATTTCATCCATGCGAATAATCTGCAGATTGCTAACTACACACTACAGGCATCACAGACCTGCAGCAGCTTATTGGGAGAAAGAATAACTGAACAGTAA